The Triplophysa dalaica isolate WHDGS20190420 chromosome 20, ASM1584641v1, whole genome shotgun sequence genome segment tgtttCGTAAGCTACTATGTTTGCAAAAGAgctaaaatgtatttagaacTGAACCATTTTGCACTTGTGTAGTGCATTGTGCAAAAATGCTCATGTATGGTTCCGGCTTGAGCCACTGGTGATAAGTTTGGAAATTTAGAGAACTTGCTGCTGTAGATTTACAGCAATATCAGTCTGTcactatttattcataaaaaaaacatctaaccTCGTATTTCACACGGACACGGTGACAGTCAACAGACAGAATGAGCAGGTCAAATGGAAACAGCATCAGCAGACGTTCCTGAGGTCCTTTCAGGACGCGTTCCTGTTGTATGAAACATCTGTTTAGTACAGTTCTGAATCATCTCAGCTACAGTCTAACCCAGCAGTATCTGACCTTTGAGTATACGCTGCTGATGTGCACCagtgaaatatattttggaGAGCCCATGTGTTGAATGGGAGTCCCTTCCCATTGCAAGATTGGAGACCGCAGTAAGTATCTTTTAAGCTCCTCCCTCTTCCAGCTCTCATTACAAGGCATCTGGAGTCGAGacgaaaattgaaatatatttagcACTCAGTTGCTGTATTGTGCTTGTATGGTTCACATTTGACCCAAATGGTGATGGATTTAGAAAGTCAGAATAAAATGTACCAGATATGAAAGAGCACTGTGGGAGGGGCTCAGCTGCTGCCTCATGCTTTTGTGTCTCCGGTCCTCAATGTTCTGCATCCAATTTTTGGTTTCTGCAGCACTAGGACAAATAAAGATCTTTGGGTCCACCATAGGTCCTGTAAAGAACATTATAAATGAGAGAACCGTGAAAGTGTTATGTCTCACAAGGGGACAATATCGACTATACAACATAGACTCTTACCCCTAATCTCAAACATATGTGGTGAGCCGGGGTCCTGCTGAGATATCAGATGCACCTCAATGGCAGAAAGAGGAAGAATGCCCTGTCAGGAGACACACTGATATGTCAGCATGGGGAAATGAAAGCTTGGGGTGAAGCTCGTGTCATTAAACATTAGTTTTCATTTCTGTGTATACATATTACCTATTGAAACTGATGAGTTTATTACTCACAGAGCGAGTCTTACCtcataaataaaatcatgatCAGAGCTGTCCAAAGCCAGAATTAACAAATGGAAGGAAAATAAAACCAGATATCTTTCACTCATAGCCTGTAAGTAAAAATCATAAAGCGTATGTCATTCATAAGTGTAAGTTACAGTTCACTAAAAAGTTCACATATAGTTGGCAGAGATCGCAGAAACTATGTTGAACAATGTTTGTAAATTGTGACCTTTGTGTATCCACTGTGTAAATACACAGAAGAGGAATAGATAATGTCTCCATAGGTGTGCGGTGCCCGCCCTTCCCattctctgattggtttagtgTACAGTCTATGATGCAGCTCATCTTTTGTCCATCCCCAAAGCACCAACTGAGAAACAACCAACAAACATCATCAAATAGTAGATAATCACGCTTGCTATGTGGCGTTTGTAATTCTGACAAATGCACAGTTTGATGTTATAGTTTAGTTCTATGTCGACCATACGGTGAagctgaacaaacacacatacttgTGAATTGGAGGGCTGTTTCAGCTCTTGTGCACATACAGGATCTGACTTCTTGCAAGAAACACAGATGCAGAGATacaataaagttgaaaaaaagtttacttaaaacagttaaaaaaagaagTGTCAGTCAATAACAAATCATCTTGTTCTATGGAATTTTGACACATCGTGAAGGGATAACATGATGTTGAGTTAAAAGTAACAAATTGTGTTGTCCTAGAAAGAGAGATGTACAGAGTTCAGATGCAGAAAGGACGTACTGTATTAGCACAACAGTTTTTAAAGTGAATGCAGAGAATGCAATCATCTACgtttatgttaaatattttgcagCTGTTTTGTAATTGTGCCAGTTTCTAAATTGTTAAAAGTAAAGTTCTGATACAaaatgatttatacatttattgcatagggtaataaaaaaagacaggCCCAAACTAGctctttaaaaagtaattaaagaGAAACAGTAATTACGATCTTAAACACAGAATAGTTATATTAGGGACAGAAAAGTTCATCCGTATAATAAAATCTGTATGATGcgttgcttttgtttttataccCGCTTTTGATTCTTCTGcctttcacatactgtataatttTGGAAACAGGCACCCCCTTTGCCACTTCCTGTGTACTGACTTACCTCCTGCGTCGGGTGCTTcacagaaggacagcgacgatgaCCTTCATCTGTATCATTTCTTATGGAAACCTGCAGCCTGCTTTCAGAAAGACTCCACAGCCTAAACAGCCGACAATGTCAAATCACTTTATTAATTGCAATGCAAATTGTTCGGCCCTCAAGTGAGTGAAATTTTGGTCATGGATGTTTCCATATGATGGTTCACGCACTCTCTAGAACTCGCTAGaagattaaacatttttgctCTACACAGTAAACAATGTCTGTAACAATGCACAACTGGCCCGTCATCTGAGGTTCACTCCCCAACGTTTTGTATTTCATGCACAAACCCCCACAGTCTCTCGTTCTCCATCTAGCCACCCAGATTGCTGGGGGGAGTGCCCAGACATAAGCAGCTTACAGTAGGAACTAAATGACAGACACTCACCATCTGACCTGCATTTCTTAACTCCCTTCATAATTCCTATAAAAACATCAATGAGTTTcctatataataaatacatcttCCTTTTACTTCAAACACACTGACTTTTCAGCATTGCACATGAACAcgttgt includes the following:
- the LOC130409617 gene encoding uncharacterized protein LOC130409617 isoform X3; amino-acid sequence: MGCCSVTQRHMGTDEVGPDEIELMEVNNAGLWSLSESRLQVSIRNDTDEGHRRCPSVKHPTQELVLWGWTKDELHHRLYTKPIREWEGRAPHTYGDIIYSSSVYLHSGYTKAMSERYLVLFSFHLLILALDSSDHDFIYEGILPLSAIEVHLISQQDPGSPHMFEIRGPMVDPKIFICPSAAETKNWMQNIEDRRHKSMRQQLSPSHSALSYLMPCNESWKREELKRYLLRSPILQWEGTPIQHMGSPKYISLVHISSVYSKERVLKGPQERLLMLFPFDLLILSVDCHRVRVKYEGRLPLRSIKAMERSALPGRLEFVLKGELIEPLLVSCSHPEDYQSWIFQLQQPDKVTDSLPHHTPPLIPKKRRS
- the LOC130409617 gene encoding pleckstrin homology domain-containing family N member 1 isoform X1, giving the protein MGCCSVTQRHMGTDEVGPDEIELMEVNNAGLWSLSESRLQVSIRNDTDEGHRRCPSVKHPTQEKSDPVCAQELKQPSNSQLVLWGWTKDELHHRLYTKPIREWEGRAPHTYGDIIYSSSVYLHSGYTKAMSERYLVLFSFHLLILALDSSDHDFIYEGILPLSAIEVHLISQQDPGSPHMFEIRGPMVDPKIFICPSAAETKNWMQNIEDRRHKSMRQQLSPSHSALSYLMPCNESWKREELKRYLLRSPILQWEGTPIQHMGSPKYISLVHISSVYSKERVLKGPQERLLMLFPFDLLILSVDCHRVRVKYEGRLPLRSIKAMERSALPGRLEFVLKGELIEPLLVSCSHPEDYQSWIFQLQQPDKVTDSLPHHTPPLIPKKRRS
- the LOC130409617 gene encoding uncharacterized protein LOC130409617 isoform X2; the protein is MGCCSVTQRHMGTDEVGPDEIELMEVNNAGLWSLSESRLQVSIRNDTDEGHRRCPSVKHPTQESDPVCAQELKQPSNSQLVLWGWTKDELHHRLYTKPIREWEGRAPHTYGDIIYSSSVYLHSGYTKAMSERYLVLFSFHLLILALDSSDHDFIYEGILPLSAIEVHLISQQDPGSPHMFEIRGPMVDPKIFICPSAAETKNWMQNIEDRRHKSMRQQLSPSHSALSYLMPCNESWKREELKRYLLRSPILQWEGTPIQHMGSPKYISLVHISSVYSKERVLKGPQERLLMLFPFDLLILSVDCHRVRVKYEGRLPLRSIKAMERSALPGRLEFVLKGELIEPLLVSCSHPEDYQSWIFQLQQPDKVTDSLPHHTPPLIPKKRRS